A stretch of Microbulbifer sp. SAOS-129_SWC DNA encodes these proteins:
- a CDS encoding acetoacetate decarboxylase, which translates to MNKRYTEVEFGAHNVEVVEGGYYDRFRMNPDLDEVARDPAAGNIDWFRRIPKQLVDSRVGPIWAPNFYYRTSNIQLLFLAPLERLRAELPMPLEPLRALPGYGLVALTFFSYAVCDNDPYDEVSIAVVVRRPGARGSHALELLNSMRRRNFYAHVLALPVDTEIARVRGLYGYQLPKWGAEIDVEVGADVKAKLAALDGRPDLELRAPLPKLQRAESQSHMGTTTMVHRVDGAWHQTAVQSNTLEFAQRLLPKNVSLTRSGGPLSQLLDGLGASTIMRMDVVKDAQVVLNLPTPLAALDDCAAQD; encoded by the coding sequence ATGAACAAACGGTATACAGAGGTCGAATTCGGGGCGCACAATGTCGAAGTCGTAGAGGGCGGCTATTATGACCGTTTCCGCATGAATCCGGACCTTGACGAGGTAGCGCGGGACCCGGCCGCGGGCAATATCGACTGGTTTCGCCGTATTCCCAAGCAACTGGTCGATTCGCGAGTCGGCCCGATATGGGCGCCGAATTTCTATTACCGCACGAGCAATATCCAGCTACTGTTCCTCGCGCCTCTCGAGCGGTTGCGCGCGGAACTGCCCATGCCGCTTGAGCCGCTGCGCGCCTTGCCGGGTTACGGGTTGGTGGCGCTGACGTTTTTCTCCTACGCCGTCTGCGATAACGATCCCTACGACGAAGTCTCGATTGCCGTGGTGGTTCGCCGGCCCGGCGCGCGGGGTTCGCATGCGCTGGAGCTGCTCAATTCCATGCGGCGCCGCAACTTTTATGCCCATGTGCTGGCGCTTCCGGTCGATACGGAAATCGCGCGGGTGCGGGGCCTCTATGGCTATCAACTGCCCAAGTGGGGTGCGGAGATCGATGTAGAGGTCGGTGCGGATGTGAAGGCGAAGTTAGCGGCGCTGGACGGCAGGCCCGACCTGGAACTGAGAGCGCCACTGCCAAAACTCCAGCGCGCAGAGTCACAGTCCCACATGGGTACAACGACCATGGTGCACAGGGTGGACGGCGCCTGGCATCAGACCGCGGTGCAGAGCAATACGCTTGAATTCGCGCAGCGGCTCTTGCCCAAGAATGTCAGCCTGACGCGCAGTGGCGGCCCGCTGAGCCAGCTGCTCGATGGGCTGGGAGCCTCTACTATTATGCGCATGGATGTGGTCAAGGATGCGCAGGTGGTCCTGAATCTGCCAACGCCATTGGCGGCGCTCGACGACTGCGCTGCGCAGGATTAG
- a CDS encoding DUF4157 domain-containing protein, whose protein sequence is MEQQAQAQKKTTDAPGATRSRRSGISAEAAASAQRQSYQPVYIEPRNTGFESEARHAAQRFGGQPVDVAPSPFSASSRRAELGPDLARKLVDRLDQGGRPLPGEARERMERHFHRKLDKVRIHDDPVATEVGDAIDARAFAVRRHIFFRDGFAASDPRDLRVLAHELTHVLQQSEGATEGYIIQRDDPGDVEVSETWEGEGGDRGFALDFSQSDSLFSMPRLELPKVNGKIKGKSPLRGITLEELIPASGFEYTTRTGDRNTRQRQLWLQHIGKNNTRIEDAIQAFIPNPTSENDSDPVYYLKVRATEQILAGTRSQLLARPELSIPNWNKHGRPAFFDVDHYREYQLGGPDEIPNIWLLENSANRSSGSRIRNTVLGEINDLFRRAREDNFFQGRNANHDVSNFSRTPRGQRLYFSRVAGGHDIGDNTPHWTVDEIIAAKHIKFGQRQLLQAVPLERLRELGLVAGANGSSPTTVLWFLGKDSGFFRRIDISDLSNPSYGGKPLGDQNEDFIKNFRIESATLRSGLDPATLQPDEEIGAITGKVRGGVGTYYDRDTGQKVKGDRIVVESDIRLPLCFDRRFGYGAYIDRSRVREALVNERAQHPAKLKGASPLELSEGGLSDAWAMELSATLTSTHPMFDGFQATVGLTEYGIGLDVDIPTDRLDFGFFRVTEANLTLAMGDDGLLFGGAAAFELDQIGSGSVSGVGTRIEGTFDFDFDFVDPASISVRYEDEAWAFDAELGISEGVVPGLQSGSIHVGIDEESNFVFDGEASVQLPGQSEPATIEIGYSAEEGISIGGTVTLDTSSWPAVENATVTVNLTYDPDTSAWALGGTGSADFAIPGVTGTLDATFDNGGLILRGAGDLAIGNATGNFDFAIGNYPVTEEGEFDQSGDPVDTFAAWGGGSISIAFGPYLTGTVGVRYTPDDEIVLSGGIALPPSITLFEAIERERDLMTFPRIEFPIFGVSIPVVGSIGVFGFIGGRLRGYATIGPATLDDSHADIEYTLGDPDSAVIHGESQLNFGMDAGIELDIGGGLGVGAAVADLTGEVGITAALEFDVDAGADLSLDWTPLAGLSLDLDLRGSFSPSFRVGVFGRVAASVAIYGEVWSERWDETLASFGSGLEVSIFQPAHWDEENGLALDFSESVFTYPDIDVREIAGDIMERIV, encoded by the coding sequence ATGGAACAACAGGCGCAGGCACAGAAAAAGACGACCGACGCACCCGGGGCCACCCGGTCGCGGCGCAGCGGCATATCCGCGGAAGCCGCTGCCAGCGCACAACGACAATCCTACCAGCCGGTTTATATCGAGCCGCGCAACACCGGCTTCGAATCCGAGGCGCGCCACGCCGCGCAACGTTTCGGAGGCCAGCCGGTGGACGTCGCCCCCAGCCCCTTCTCCGCATCGAGCCGTCGCGCCGAACTTGGGCCGGACCTTGCCCGCAAGCTGGTAGATCGGCTGGATCAGGGCGGACGCCCGCTGCCGGGCGAGGCCCGCGAGCGCATGGAGCGGCATTTCCACCGCAAGCTGGACAAAGTCCGCATCCACGACGATCCGGTGGCCACGGAGGTCGGCGACGCGATCGATGCCCGCGCCTTCGCAGTGCGCCGCCACATTTTCTTTCGCGACGGTTTCGCCGCGAGCGACCCGCGCGACCTGCGTGTACTCGCGCACGAACTGACGCACGTGTTGCAGCAGTCCGAAGGAGCGACCGAAGGTTATATCATCCAGCGCGATGACCCCGGCGATGTCGAGGTCAGCGAAACATGGGAGGGCGAAGGCGGTGATCGCGGCTTCGCCCTCGACTTTTCGCAGAGCGACAGCCTGTTCAGCATGCCGAGACTGGAGTTGCCGAAGGTCAATGGCAAGATCAAGGGCAAATCCCCATTGAGGGGAATCACGCTCGAGGAGCTGATTCCCGCGTCGGGTTTCGAATACACGACCCGCACCGGGGACCGCAATACCCGCCAGCGCCAACTCTGGTTGCAGCACATCGGCAAGAACAATACCCGGATCGAAGACGCAATCCAGGCGTTCATCCCGAACCCAACCTCCGAGAACGACAGTGACCCCGTCTATTACCTCAAGGTCCGCGCCACCGAGCAGATCCTCGCCGGCACCAGGTCCCAACTGCTGGCGCGCCCCGAACTGTCGATCCCCAACTGGAACAAACACGGCCGTCCGGCTTTTTTCGATGTCGACCACTACCGCGAATATCAATTGGGTGGGCCCGATGAAATTCCAAATATCTGGCTTCTGGAAAACTCGGCCAACCGCTCTTCGGGCTCGCGCATCCGCAACACCGTGCTCGGCGAGATCAACGACCTGTTCCGCCGCGCGCGGGAAGACAATTTTTTTCAGGGCCGCAATGCCAACCACGATGTGTCGAACTTCTCGCGCACGCCGCGCGGGCAGCGGCTGTATTTTTCCCGCGTCGCGGGCGGCCACGATATCGGCGACAACACCCCGCACTGGACGGTGGACGAGATCATCGCCGCCAAACACATCAAGTTCGGCCAGCGACAACTGTTACAGGCGGTGCCGCTCGAACGGCTGCGCGAGCTGGGCCTCGTCGCCGGTGCCAATGGCAGCTCACCGACGACGGTGCTGTGGTTTCTGGGCAAGGACAGCGGCTTCTTCCGGCGCATCGATATTTCCGACCTGAGCAACCCCTCCTATGGCGGTAAGCCGCTCGGCGACCAGAACGAAGACTTCATTAAAAACTTCCGCATCGAATCGGCCACACTCCGTTCGGGGCTTGACCCAGCCACGCTGCAACCAGACGAGGAGATCGGCGCGATCACCGGCAAGGTCCGCGGCGGCGTCGGTACCTACTACGACCGCGACACCGGCCAGAAAGTGAAAGGCGACCGCATCGTCGTCGAGAGTGATATCCGCCTGCCGCTGTGCTTCGATCGGCGCTTCGGCTACGGCGCATACATTGATCGTAGCCGCGTGCGTGAGGCGCTGGTGAATGAACGAGCGCAACATCCGGCCAAACTCAAAGGTGCGAGCCCGCTTGAACTGAGCGAAGGCGGGCTGAGCGACGCCTGGGCGATGGAACTCTCGGCCACGCTGACTTCGACGCACCCCATGTTCGACGGCTTCCAGGCCACCGTCGGGCTCACCGAATACGGTATCGGCCTCGATGTCGATATCCCCACCGACCGGCTGGATTTCGGCTTTTTCCGCGTGACCGAGGCCAACCTGACGCTCGCCATGGGCGACGATGGCTTGCTGTTCGGCGGCGCCGCGGCATTCGAGCTGGACCAGATCGGCAGCGGCTCGGTGAGCGGTGTCGGCACCCGAATCGAGGGTACCTTCGATTTCGACTTCGATTTCGTCGATCCGGCCTCCATCAGCGTCCGCTACGAAGATGAGGCATGGGCCTTCGACGCCGAACTCGGTATCAGCGAGGGCGTCGTCCCCGGCTTGCAGTCCGGTTCGATCCACGTGGGTATCGACGAGGAAAGCAACTTCGTCTTCGACGGCGAGGCCTCGGTGCAACTGCCGGGTCAGTCCGAGCCCGCGACTATCGAGATCGGCTACAGTGCGGAAGAAGGTATCTCGATCGGCGGCACGGTCACGCTCGATACCTCGTCCTGGCCCGCGGTCGAGAACGCGACAGTAACGGTAAACCTCACCTACGATCCCGACACCAGCGCCTGGGCACTGGGCGGTACCGGCTCGGCGGATTTCGCCATTCCCGGGGTTACCGGTACGCTGGACGCGACGTTCGACAACGGCGGCCTGATTCTGCGCGGAGCGGGCGACCTGGCGATCGGCAATGCCACCGGCAACTTCGATTTCGCCATCGGCAATTATCCGGTCACCGAAGAAGGCGAATTCGATCAGTCAGGCGATCCCGTCGACACCTTCGCCGCCTGGGGCGGCGGCTCCATCTCGATCGCATTCGGCCCCTACCTGACCGGCACGGTGGGCGTCCGCTATACACCCGACGATGAAATTGTCCTGAGCGGCGGTATCGCCCTGCCCCCCTCGATCACGCTGTTCGAGGCGATCGAACGCGAGCGCGACCTGATGACCTTCCCGCGGATCGAGTTCCCGATCTTCGGTGTCTCCATTCCGGTGGTCGGTTCGATCGGCGTGTTCGGTTTTATCGGCGGGCGGCTGCGCGGATACGCGACGATCGGTCCCGCTACCCTCGACGACAGCCACGCCGATATCGAATACACGCTGGGCGATCCGGACTCGGCGGTGATCCATGGCGAGAGCCAACTGAATTTCGGCATGGATGCCGGAATCGAACTGGATATCGGCGGCGGTCTCGGTGTGGGCGCCGCGGTTGCCGACCTCACCGGCGAAGTGGGAATCACCGCTGCCCTCGAATTCGATGTGGACGCCGGTGCCGACCTGTCACTCGACTGGACGCCGCTGGCCGGGTTGTCGCTGGACTTGGACCTGCGCGGATCCTTCTCGCCGTCCTTCCGCGTCGGCGTGTTCGGCCGCGTCGCAGCCAGCGTGGCAATATACGGCGAAGTGTGGAGCGAACGCTGGGATGAAACATTGGCCTCGTTCGGGTCGGGACTGGAGGTCTCGATATTCCAGCCCGCCCACTGGGACGAAGAGAATGGACTGGCGCTGGATTTCTCGGAGTCTGTTTTCACCTATCCAGATATCGATGTGCGCGAGATTGCTGGCGATATCATGGAGCGGATTGTCTAG
- a CDS encoding NAD-dependent epimerase/dehydratase family protein yields MQVILGASGQIGRELAAQLKRDFTSEIRLVSRQPKKVNETDQLFRADLLDATQARQAVEGAQIAYLTAGLPMDTQLWVDQWPTLMRNVIEACAAHGTKLVFFDNTYMYPQTAAPQTEETDFLPYGEKGRVRAAIARDLLGAMAEGRVQAMICRAPEFYGPGKTQSITNSTVLENLLAGKSARVFLRDDTLRSLIYTPDASRAMARLGNTPDAYGQTWHLPCDDNRLTYRQFVHLAAEIFDVKADYKVVKRWQLRLAGVFNRTIRDAAELLPRYAVDNIFVSDKFKSRFPDFNVTTFQQGLTVIRDEKAGA; encoded by the coding sequence ATGCAAGTGATACTGGGTGCAAGCGGGCAAATCGGGCGCGAGCTGGCCGCGCAACTGAAACGCGACTTTACCAGCGAGATCCGCCTGGTGAGCCGCCAGCCGAAAAAAGTCAACGAAACGGACCAGCTGTTCAGGGCAGACTTACTGGACGCGACACAGGCCAGGCAGGCCGTCGAGGGCGCGCAGATCGCCTACCTGACGGCCGGGTTGCCAATGGATACGCAGCTGTGGGTGGACCAGTGGCCTACCCTGATGCGCAATGTCATCGAGGCCTGCGCAGCGCACGGGACCAAACTGGTGTTTTTCGACAACACCTATATGTACCCGCAGACCGCTGCACCACAAACGGAGGAAACGGACTTTCTGCCCTATGGAGAAAAAGGCAGAGTCCGCGCGGCAATCGCCCGCGATCTGCTCGGCGCGATGGCAGAAGGCCGGGTGCAGGCAATGATCTGCCGCGCCCCGGAATTTTACGGCCCGGGCAAAACCCAGAGCATCACCAATTCGACTGTTCTCGAGAACCTGCTCGCCGGTAAATCCGCCAGGGTATTCCTGCGCGACGACACGCTGCGCAGCCTGATCTACACCCCGGACGCCAGCCGCGCGATGGCACGCCTCGGCAATACCCCCGACGCCTATGGGCAGACCTGGCACCTGCCCTGCGATGACAATCGCCTGACCTACCGGCAGTTCGTCCACCTGGCAGCTGAGATCTTTGACGTGAAAGCGGACTACAAGGTGGTGAAGCGATGGCAGCTGCGTCTGGCGGGGGTGTTCAATCGAACAATTCGGGACGCCGCGGAACTGTTACCGCGCTATGCAGTGGATAATATTTTTGTCTCGGACAAGTTCAAATCGAGGTTTCCCGATTTTAACGTCACGACATTTCAGCAGGGGCTGACAGTCATCCGGGATGAGAAAGCCGGCGCCTGA
- a CDS encoding PASTA domain-containing protein translates to MAKAFSDSILDRLGSDLDDALEQGRAQHEARRVAAQEATARAARWSGFVREPGYADTLAWRSVSLAHAQGTAESAAEELDDTHTTMQRLSAHIDNDTARIFGHVESPTGGGEADLIDADGCMIASSPINTLGYFAIATAATGESARIEIRDAQGQLAVLDGRPLALTPGLMASRDFTTGRCGKVEPVPDQPSERVEMPDLVGKSATDARAILGELGKFRIRYNETHTDNAPAETVIHQEPAPGRSLPAGGAVLLGISLGPEPQQTMPDLIGQTEEAARKALADLHYAAVQFTQVVDRKKAGRVVEQTPDAGAAVGEDSEIRLCMGVAARLMPELVGRTRKQALEILVPDYIDAPTIREEPSDGPAAVVLEQKPKAGEALGDAGVTLVISIERKEDENGLSMPDVIGKARKDALAILRRAGIEEVETQTKAHDGPKGVVIEQRPAAGAKIEDGAVLVLAAASQPQEDVEKLPTMPDVSGKTRAQALKLLEAEGIEEPEFDQDAARRRGARVLKQTPAAGKSVKKGQRVKLVFGKPR, encoded by the coding sequence ATGGCGAAAGCATTCAGCGACAGCATTCTGGACCGCTTGGGGTCCGATCTAGACGATGCCCTCGAACAGGGGCGCGCACAGCACGAGGCGCGCCGCGTCGCCGCACAGGAGGCCACGGCCCGCGCGGCGCGCTGGAGCGGATTCGTGCGCGAACCGGGATATGCCGACACCCTCGCCTGGCGGTCGGTATCCCTGGCGCACGCCCAGGGCACAGCCGAGAGCGCGGCAGAGGAATTGGACGATACGCACACCACGATGCAACGCCTCTCCGCCCACATCGACAACGACACCGCGCGCATCTTCGGCCATGTCGAGTCGCCCACCGGCGGCGGCGAGGCCGACCTGATCGATGCCGACGGCTGCATGATTGCCAGCTCGCCGATCAACACGCTCGGCTACTTTGCCATCGCCACCGCAGCGACGGGGGAATCGGCGCGGATCGAGATCCGCGACGCCCAGGGGCAACTCGCCGTGCTCGACGGCCGCCCCCTGGCACTGACGCCGGGGCTGATGGCATCGCGCGATTTCACCACTGGCCGCTGCGGCAAAGTCGAACCTGTACCCGACCAGCCATCGGAGCGCGTGGAAATGCCCGACCTCGTCGGCAAGAGCGCCACTGATGCGCGCGCGATACTCGGCGAGCTGGGTAAATTCCGCATCCGTTACAACGAAACACATACGGACAACGCTCCCGCGGAGACGGTTATTCACCAGGAACCGGCGCCCGGCCGCTCCCTGCCCGCGGGGGGGGCTGTGCTGCTCGGTATTTCGCTCGGGCCCGAACCGCAGCAGACCATGCCCGACCTGATCGGGCAAACCGAAGAAGCCGCGCGCAAGGCGCTCGCCGACCTGCACTATGCCGCGGTGCAATTCACCCAGGTGGTGGACCGCAAAAAAGCGGGCCGCGTCGTCGAACAGACCCCGGATGCGGGGGCGGCAGTTGGCGAAGACAGTGAAATCCGCCTATGCATGGGCGTTGCCGCGCGGCTGATGCCCGAACTCGTGGGGCGCACGCGAAAGCAGGCCCTAGAAATCCTCGTACCCGACTATATCGATGCGCCGACGATTCGCGAGGAGCCCAGCGACGGACCCGCCGCCGTGGTCCTCGAACAGAAGCCGAAGGCGGGCGAAGCGCTCGGCGATGCGGGCGTAACGCTGGTCATCTCGATTGAGCGCAAGGAAGACGAAAACGGTCTGTCGATGCCGGACGTGATCGGCAAAGCGCGCAAGGACGCCCTGGCGATCCTGCGTCGCGCCGGAATCGAAGAGGTCGAGACGCAGACCAAAGCGCACGACGGCCCCAAAGGTGTGGTCATCGAGCAGCGCCCCGCAGCCGGTGCAAAGATTGAGGACGGCGCCGTTCTCGTGCTCGCGGCAGCATCCCAACCGCAGGAGGATGTGGAGAAGCTTCCCACCATGCCCGATGTGTCCGGGAAAACCCGCGCCCAGGCACTCAAGCTGCTCGAGGCCGAGGGCATCGAGGAACCGGAGTTCGACCAAGACGCGGCCCGGCGCCGGGGCGCGCGGGTGCTGAAACAGACACCCGCCGCCGGCAAGTCGGTGAAGAAGGGCCAACGCGTCAAGCTTGTGTTCGGGAAGCCCCGGTGA
- a CDS encoding MerR family transcriptional regulator, which translates to MKIGELAQRTGLAASRIRFYERIGLLQTVEREANGYRSYPDEAVVMLNLITTAQQAGFSLDELRALLPASLEQWQHGSLVNAIKRKIDDIEALQQQLAQSKAHLAEVLTQVEAKPEDIDCATNAKRVLSQMGLGSGKRPALADNKTESARKKARRH; encoded by the coding sequence ATGAAGATCGGAGAACTGGCGCAGCGCACCGGCCTCGCCGCCTCGCGTATCCGCTTTTATGAGCGCATAGGGCTGTTGCAGACGGTCGAACGCGAGGCGAATGGCTATCGCAGCTACCCGGATGAAGCGGTGGTGATGCTGAACCTCATCACCACCGCACAACAAGCGGGCTTCAGTCTCGACGAGCTGCGTGCGCTGCTACCGGCGAGCCTGGAACAGTGGCAGCACGGCTCGCTGGTCAACGCAATCAAGCGCAAGATCGACGATATTGAAGCACTGCAACAACAACTGGCGCAGAGCAAGGCGCACCTGGCCGAGGTCCTGACGCAGGTGGAAGCCAAGCCGGAGGACATCGACTGTGCGACCAATGCCAAGCGGGTGTTGTCGCAGATGGGGCTGGGCAGCGGGAAGCGCCCTGCCCTCGCAGACAATAAAACCGAATCCGCCCGGAAAAAAGCGCGACGTCACTAA
- a CDS encoding cupin domain-containing protein produces MDMKIYRVGSQPSVPGPEEYFTGRVRIDPLFNSPEPARTSGALVTFEPGARSAWHTHPLGQHLIVTAGSGWTQCWGGPKKEIRAGDVVFCNCGKKHWHGATDKTAMSHIAIQESQDGSPVEWLEKVTDEQYFSEVEPD; encoded by the coding sequence ATGGATATGAAAATATACCGTGTGGGATCGCAGCCGTCAGTGCCGGGTCCGGAAGAGTACTTTACCGGCCGGGTGCGCATCGATCCGCTGTTTAACTCACCCGAGCCGGCGCGTACATCCGGGGCCCTGGTGACCTTTGAGCCGGGCGCCAGAAGCGCGTGGCACACGCACCCGCTCGGGCAACACCTGATCGTCACTGCCGGTTCCGGCTGGACCCAGTGTTGGGGCGGGCCAAAAAAAGAGATTCGGGCCGGCGACGTGGTGTTCTGTAACTGCGGTAAAAAGCACTGGCACGGCGCAACGGACAAGACCGCAATGAGTCATATTGCGATACAGGAATCGCAGGATGGTTCTCCGGTAGAGTGGCTGGAGAAGGTGACGGATGAGCAGTATTTTTCGGAGGTGGAGCCTGATTAA
- a CDS encoding SDR family oxidoreductase, translated as MTQNIDGKVVVITGASSGLGEATARLLSEQGARLVLGARRIDKLSALAQELKLGDNAAVQTDVTDRQQVQQLVDTAVQAHGRVDVMLNNAGLMPSSMLEKLHIDEWDRMIDVNIKGVMYGIAAALPVMQKQNSGHFINVASVAGHKVGPGGVIYAATKHAVRVISEGLRQEVKPYNIRTTIISPGAVATELTDAITDADVVARMDKVYEQAIPADSFARVVAFAMSQPEDVDINEVLFRPTSQEY; from the coding sequence ATGACACAAAATATCGACGGTAAAGTTGTCGTAATCACCGGCGCCAGCAGCGGTCTCGGTGAAGCAACCGCCAGGCTACTCTCCGAGCAGGGTGCCAGACTCGTGCTCGGCGCGCGCCGAATCGACAAGCTAAGTGCACTGGCACAGGAACTCAAACTGGGCGACAACGCCGCAGTACAGACCGACGTCACGGACCGCCAGCAGGTACAACAGCTGGTGGACACGGCTGTGCAGGCGCACGGCCGTGTCGATGTCATGCTCAACAATGCCGGTCTGATGCCCAGCTCGATGCTGGAGAAACTGCATATCGACGAGTGGGATCGCATGATCGACGTCAATATCAAGGGCGTGATGTATGGCATCGCCGCCGCACTGCCGGTGATGCAAAAACAGAATAGCGGCCACTTTATCAATGTGGCCTCGGTGGCCGGCCACAAGGTCGGTCCCGGAGGTGTGATTTACGCAGCCACCAAGCACGCCGTGCGGGTGATTTCCGAGGGCCTGCGCCAGGAGGTTAAGCCGTACAACATCCGCACCACCATCATTTCCCCGGGGGCGGTGGCAACGGAACTGACCGACGCCATCACCGATGCCGATGTGGTTGCGCGTATGGACAAAGTCTACGAGCAGGCGATCCCGGCAGACTCCTTTGCACGAGTAGTGGCCTTCGCCATGAGCCAGCCGGAGGACGTGGACATCAACGAAGTGCTGTTCCGCCCCACCAGCCAGGAATACTGA
- a CDS encoding AraC family transcriptional regulator, which produces MANRNHIQQLREPQVGALHRAVAGVISRHTSGEGDYATAVPNLGFFRRERPSEPDFCLIEPSVVMVVQGDKRMVIGGETYPYNTSNFLVTSLDLPATSQVITASPENPCLGLVLKLDLRMLAELIAQGSLIPPRDKVSGSSVGLGAVTPGILEPFNRLLNLLDEPEAIEVLAPLIEREIHFRLLMSDQAALVRQIASVDSHGHRVAKAIDWLKLNFAAPLRIEELAARVQMSAPTFHHHFRQLTSMSPLQYQKWLRLNEAKRLMLNEYLDAASAAFQVGYESPSQFSREYSRMFGAPPRRDIERLRSQAQGARLQG; this is translated from the coding sequence ATGGCTAATCGGAACCACATTCAGCAGCTCCGTGAGCCACAGGTTGGTGCATTGCACCGGGCCGTGGCCGGGGTAATCTCCAGGCACACCAGCGGGGAGGGCGACTATGCCACGGCGGTCCCGAATCTCGGTTTTTTCCGGCGTGAGCGACCTTCGGAGCCGGATTTCTGCCTGATCGAGCCGAGTGTGGTAATGGTTGTACAGGGCGATAAGCGGATGGTGATTGGGGGGGAGACCTATCCCTACAATACATCGAACTTCCTGGTTACATCGCTGGACCTCCCGGCCACGTCCCAGGTGATTACCGCGAGTCCGGAGAACCCCTGCCTCGGCCTGGTGTTGAAGCTGGATTTGCGCATGCTGGCGGAATTGATTGCCCAGGGCAGTCTGATACCGCCGCGTGACAAGGTCTCCGGCAGCAGTGTCGGGCTGGGCGCGGTAACCCCTGGAATTCTGGAGCCGTTCAACCGCCTGCTGAATCTGCTTGATGAACCCGAAGCCATCGAGGTGCTGGCGCCATTGATCGAGCGCGAGATTCACTTTCGCCTGTTGATGAGCGACCAGGCGGCGCTGGTCCGGCAGATTGCATCGGTGGACAGCCATGGCCACCGGGTTGCCAAGGCGATCGACTGGCTGAAATTGAATTTCGCCGCGCCACTGCGCATCGAGGAACTCGCGGCCCGCGTACAGATGAGTGCTCCGACCTTCCACCACCACTTTCGCCAGCTCACTTCGATGAGCCCGCTGCAATACCAGAAGTGGCTGCGTCTGAACGAGGCCAAGCGGCTGATGCTCAACGAGTACCTGGACGCGGCCAGCGCAGCGTTCCAGGTGGGTTACGAGAGCCCGTCACAATTCAGCCGCGAGTACAGCCGTATGTTTGGCGCGCCGCCCCGGCGCGATATCGAGCGTTTGCGTAGCCAGGCCCAGGGCGCGAGGCTGCAGGGTTGA